The region CGCCCCGCTTGTTGCCGAGCTCAGGAGTCGGTTTCGGCGATCGACGCGCCGGTGGCGGCGTTCTGCACCGCCTCGCAGCCCTTCCTGGCCGCAGCCTTGGTCTCGTAGGCCTCGCCGCTGGCCACGACCGTCCCGTTGCTGGCCTTCAGCCGGAACCGGTACTTGCCGCCCCGGTCCTGGTAGACCTCGAACTTGCCCGCCATCCTGTGCTCCCAAGGTCGGATTGAACAATGTGGACGGCCGAAACGATTGCGGCTGACCTGCAGTGATCCGCTCAGCGACGCGCAGGCCCCACCCGAACGGGGCGGGTCGCCAAGACCGGGCTCATCACCCCGTGAGGCGACCTCCCGAGCCGCCTTCGGGTTGGGCGCTACAGCCCGAGCTGGGTGGCCGCGTTGTCCTGCCACGCCGTCTCCACGCGCCCCGAGGGTGGCCAGCGAGCGGTGCCGGTCTGGTGGGCGATCGCGCGGTCGGAGGCGCCGCGCAGGTGGGCGTAGGTGACGAACCCGGCGCGCAGCGAGTGCGCGGAGAACGGGCCGCCCGGCAGCCCGGCCCGCGCGACGGCCGCCTGGACCAGGTCGTTGATCGACTCGGGGTGCAGGGCGCGGTCCAGGACCCGGTTGCCCCGGCTGATCTTGCGGAACACCGGCCCGTCGGCGATGCCGGCGGCGTCCAGCCAGGTCTGCACCGCGGTGACCGGGCAGTGCGCCCGGCGCCCGGCGCGGGGGAGCACGACGAGCTCGTGCTCCTCGCCGCGCTGGTTCGTCTTCGACCGCGGCAGGGTGAGGACCAGCCCGCGGTCGTGCGCGCTGATCTCCTCGACCCGCAGGGCCGCGAGCTCGGAACGCCGCAGCGCGGCGAAGAACCCGACCAGCAGCAGCGCCCGGTCCCGGAGGCCGGCCAGGTCGGGTTCGGGCGGGCGGGTCTTCCAGACCTTGGTCTGCGGGCAGTGGTCGAGCACGTGAACAGCGCCGGAGCTCCAGATCTCGTGCGCGATTCGCTGGACCCCCTCGCGAAGGCCGTCGAGGTCCACCAGCCCCTCATCAGTCAGACCGGCACCAGGATCATCCTCCTGTCGGCCACGGTGAGCCGATACTCCTGGCGCCCGCCCTGCCGGCCACGACGACCAGCGCGTCACCGGCCGCCGCGACGGCCGCCGCCGGGGACACTTCCGCCCGTTGGCGACCGGTTCCACGTTCTCCAGCCCGGCCGGGAGCACACCAAGGGTTCACGTCGCGTCCATGGCAGGAGGGTGACGCGGGGCGCTCTCCCCAAGCATGACAGCGGTCGCGGCGTACCCGGGTCGCCCGTGCCGGCCACGGTAGCGCCGCCCGTCGCCCGTCGCCCGTCGCCCGTCGCCCGTCGCGGCGTCGACGGCCATGTGGAACCGGCCCTCCGCCCGGGCCTGCACGCTCGGTCCGGTGCCGGGCGTGGGCAGCAGCCGGTCGAGCAGCGGACCGCGAGCATGACCACGGTCAGCCAGGCGGAGTTGATCGCGAAGGTGCGGGACGGGAAGTGATCGAGCCCGGTGTCCTTGGCGGTGCGGATGCGGTCCTCGACTCGGGCATGGGCGCGCGGTGGCAAGCGGGTGTGCCCGAGCGTGAGCAACGCCGGGTGTGGGCGCTGGACGGCAAGACCGTGCGCAGCGCCCGCAGCAGCACGGGCGGGCAGGTGCACCTGGTATCAGTGCTCGACCAGGCCAGCGGCGCCGTGCTGGCCCAGGTGGCCGTGGATGCCGAAGTCCGGTGAGTTCGCCGCGGTCCCCGACCTGCCGGCCGGGCTCGACCTGCGCGAGGTTCTGATCACCGCCGACGCGTTGCACACCCAGCGCTCCCACGCCCGGCACCTGCACGAACGCGGCGGACACTACGTGATGACGGTCAAGGCCAACCAGCCGACGCTGCTCACACGGCTACGCGCGCTGCCCTGGGCGCAGATCGGGGCCGCGGCGCGGGAACGCGCCCGCGGCCGGGTCGAGACCCGCACGATCAGCGGGGTCAACCTGCAGCCGTGCCCTGATCTGGGTGGCGAGTTCTTCCCGCACGCCGCCCAGGCGATCAAGCTCGTGCGTCGGCGGCGACCGCTGCGCCCAGGTGGGCGGTGGAAGACCGTGACCGTCTACGCGATCACCAGCCTGACCGCGTTCCAGGCCGACCCGGTCCTGCTCGCAGGCCGGATCCGCGGGCACTGGGGTGTCGAGAACCGGCTGCACTGGGTCCGTGATGTCTCCTTCGACGAGGACCGCTCCCAGGTCCGCACCGCGCACGGCCCGCAGGTCATGGCCGCGCTGCGCAACCTCGCGATCACCGCGCTGCGCCCATCCGGGACCACCAACATCGCCGCCGGGCTCCGCCACCACGCCCGCGACACCCGCCGACCACTCGTCACCTACGGCCTCACATGACGACCTTGCCAGGGCCCTGCCCCGCAGGGGAGGGCGGTGTCCGGAGAGGTAGACCCAGCCGGGTCTGCCGACTCATCGGTGGTGGCGCGGACTCGGCCCCGGAGGACAGTGTCGACGGCAGCTCTCGGGCCCGGCAGGCGGAGGTGTGAGCGGCTCGAGCTTGCCACGGTGGGGAACGCAGACCCTCCGACGGAAGGCCACGACCAGGCGATAGCCGGACACGGTGGGCGGACCACGAACGCGAGGCCGTTCTCGGCGCTGGCGCGGTCTGAGCCGCACGGCTGCGACGGGTGGTCCTCCGGCAACCGCTCGACGACCTCCGTATGGAATGGATCATGGCGATATCACCGAATGTGACCACCGACGTCAGGACCATCTCGGTCCGGCTGACCGTCAACGGTGGCGAGCTCTCCGTGCAGATCGAGCCGCGGGTCACCCTCCTCGACGCCCTGCGTGAGTACGCGCATCTCTACGGGTCCAAGAAAGGCTGCGATCAGGGCCAGTGCGGCGCCTGCACGGTCCATGTCGACGGCAGGCGCGTCCTGGCGTGCCTGACGCTGGCCGCCCAGGCCGAGGGGCAGGAGATCACCACGATCGAGGGCCTGGCCGCCGACGGACAACTGCATCCGGTGCAGGAGGCCTTCGTGCGGCACGACGCCTTCCAGTGCGGCTACTGCACGCCGGGTCAGATCATGTCGGCGGTCGCGTGCATCACCGAGGGTCACGCCGGTTCCGACGCGGACATCGCCGAGTACATGTCGGGCAACCTGTGCCGTTGCGGAGCGTATCCGCACATCAGGGCGGCGGTGCGGGACGTCGCGAACCGGACGGCCGAGGTGAGGACACCATGAGGAACTTCGAATACGTCCGCGCCGCGACGGTCCCGGACGCGAGGGAGGCCGCCACCGGGCGGCCCGATGCCCGGTTCCTGGCCGGGGGCACCACGATGGTCGACCTCATGAAGTGCGGGGTCGAGGCGCCGTCCACGCTGGTCGACATCACGCGGCTGCCGGGGCTCGACGGGATCGAGGTGGGAACCGACGGCGTACGCCTCGGCTCGCTCGCCCGCATGAGCGACGTCGCGAACGACCCGCGGATCCGCGAGGAGTTCCCCGTGCTGTCCGAGTCGCTGTGGCGCGGTGCGTCGGAGCAGCTCCGCAACATGGCGACCATCGGCGGCAACCTCATGCAGCGGACCCGCTGCAGCTACTTCCGCGAGCCTGCCACCTACTCCGCCTGCAACAAGCGCGAGCCGGGCTCGGGCTGCGCCGCGCTCGAGGGTGTCAACCGCGGCCACGCGGTGCTGGGCACCAGCGCGAGCTGCATCGCCACCTACCCCGGGGACTTCGCCGTGGCGCTGGTGGCGTTCGACGCCCAGGTCGTCGTGGAGAACGGCGGGCGCCGCGGCATCTCCGCCGACGACTTCTTCCTCCTCCCCGGGGACACGCCCCACATCGAGCACCCCGTCGCGCCCACCGAGATGATCCTCGCGGTCGAGATACCCGCCTCGGCGGCGCTGCGCCGCTCGCACTACCTCAAGGTGCGCGACCGGGAGTCCTACGAGTTCGCCACGGCGAGCGCCGCCGTCGGCCTGGAGCTGGAGGACGACGGCAGCACCGTCCGCGACGTCCGGCTCGCGATGGGCGGCATCGCGACGAAACCCTGGCGCGCCCGCGCCGTCGAGGCCGCGCTCACCGGGCAGAGGCTGGACGAGCAGACCGTGCGGGCCGCGTGCGCCCAGGTCACCGAGGGCGCCGTGGACCACGGCAGGAACGGCTTCAAGATCGAGCTGGCTCCGCGGGTCGCCGCGCGCGCACTCCTCAACGTCGGAGGGATCCTCTGATGACCGCCACCCGTTCCGACGCACCGCAGAGCGAGGGCCCCTTCCTCGGTCGTCCCCTCCTGCGCGCCGACGGCGTCACCAAGGTCACCGGCCGCGCCGACTACGCCATGGAGCACGACCCGTCGGGCGTCGTGCACGCCGCCGCCATCGAGGCCACCGTCGGCGCCGGACGCGTGCTGCGCATCGACACCGAGGCCGCGTCGGGGATGCCGGGGGTCATGCGGATCCTCACCCACGCCGCCGCCCCGCGGCTCAAGCGCTGCCCGCTGGTGCCCGAGGGAAGCGTGATGGAGAGCTTCCTGCCATTGCAGGACACCCGCATCCACTACAGCGGCCAGCCCATCGGGGTGGTGGTCGCCGAGACGCTCGAGCAGGCGACCGAGGCCGCCCGCCGAGTCCGCGTCGAGTACGAGACCGCGCCGACGGTCTCCGACATCGGTGACCCGGGGTGCGTGACCGTCGACGGCCCGGCCGCCGAGCTCGACGGCCGCAAGAACGCGCACGGCCAGGACTGCATCCAGAGCACCACGACCCTGCCCGCCGCCAGCGAGCGCGGCGACGCCGGCGGTGCTCTCGCGTCGTGCGCGGTGCGCGTCGAGCAGGTCTACACGACCCCGCGCGAGACGGCGAGCCCGATGGAGCCGCTCGGGACGATCGCGGAGTGGAGCGAGGACAAGAGCCTGACCGTCTGGATGCCCAGCCAGTGGGTGGAGGGCGCGCACCAGGCGCTGGCCAACTGGTTCGACATGCCCGCGTATAAGGTGCGGGTGATCTCGCCGTTCGTCGGGGGCGGGTTCGGCGCCAAGGTCACCGCGCACCCCGACGCGTCGCTCGCGGCGATGGCGGCGAGCGACATGGGCCGGCCGGTGAAGCTCGCGCTGACCCGTCCGCAGACCTTCAACGGCTACGGCCCGCGCCCGGCGATCGAGCAGAAGCTGACGCTCGGCGCGGACGCCGAGGGCAGGCTGCAGTCGATCCTGCACGCCAACGTCAACGAGACGTCCTTCGACGACGAGTACGTCGAGAGCGGCGCGGGCACCGCGAAGGTGATGTACGCGGTGCCCAACCTGGGCGCGACCCAGGGCATCGTCAAGGTCAACTCCTTCACGCCCAGCTGGAAGCGGGCCCCGGGCGAGGCGATCGGCGCCTTCGCACTCGAGAGCGCGATGGACGAGCTCGCCCACGCGATCGGCGTCGACCCGATCGAGCTGCGGCTGCGCAACTACGCCGAGCAGGACCCGCAGACCGGGAAGCCGTGGTCGACGCGCAAGCTGCGGGAGGCCTACGAGGCAGGGGCCGAGGCCTTCGGCTGGGAGCGGCGCTCCATGGAGCCGCGCTCCATGCGCGAGGGCAGGCAGCTGATCGGCTGGGGCATGGCGGGCGGCGCGTTCCCGGTCGTCTCGACGCCTGCCGAGGCCCGCGTGACGATCTCCGCCGACGGCTCGGTCGAGGTCGCCACCAGCGGCCCCGACATCGGCAATGGGACCTACACGATCCTGGCCCAGACGGCCGCCGACGCACTCGGCGTGCCCGTCGACCGGGTGCGCGTCCTGCTCGGCGACACTGACCTGCCCGGTGCGCCGGTGGCCGGGGTGTCACAGATCGCCAACAGCCTCACCGGTGCGGTGCACCGGGCGGCGACGGCCGCACGGGACGAGCTGGTCGCGCTGGCCACGGACCACGAGCAGTCACCGCTGCGGACGGCCCGCGCGGACGACCTGGTGATTCGGGACGGCATGATCGCGCACTCACAGGGTTCGGCGCAGGGTGTCACGATCGCCGACCTGTTGCGCAAGGTCGGGACGAGGACCATCGAGGTCACCGGCGACACGCTGCCGCCAGGGGCATCGGAGGAGGACCGGGACGCTGCCCT is a window of Pseudonocardia sp. T1-2H DNA encoding:
- a CDS encoding YegP family protein, whose translation is MAGKFEVYQDRGGKYRFRLKASNGTVVASGEAYETKAAARKGCEAVQNAATGASIAETDS
- a CDS encoding ISAs1 family transposase produces the protein MPKSGEFAAVPDLPAGLDLREVLITADALHTQRSHARHLHERGGHYVMTVKANQPTLLTRLRALPWAQIGAAARERARGRVETRTISGVNLQPCPDLGGEFFPHAAQAIKLVRRRRPLRPGGRWKTVTVYAITSLTAFQADPVLLAGRIRGHWGVENRLHWVRDVSFDEDRSQVRTAHGPQVMAALRNLAITALRPSGTTNIAAGLRHHARDTRRPLVTYGLT
- a CDS encoding (2Fe-2S)-binding protein, encoding MAISPNVTTDVRTISVRLTVNGGELSVQIEPRVTLLDALREYAHLYGSKKGCDQGQCGACTVHVDGRRVLACLTLAAQAEGQEITTIEGLAADGQLHPVQEAFVRHDAFQCGYCTPGQIMSAVACITEGHAGSDADIAEYMSGNLCRCGAYPHIRAAVRDVANRTAEVRTP
- a CDS encoding xanthine dehydrogenase family protein molybdopterin-binding subunit; translated protein: MTATRSDAPQSEGPFLGRPLLRADGVTKVTGRADYAMEHDPSGVVHAAAIEATVGAGRVLRIDTEAASGMPGVMRILTHAAAPRLKRCPLVPEGSVMESFLPLQDTRIHYSGQPIGVVVAETLEQATEAARRVRVEYETAPTVSDIGDPGCVTVDGPAAELDGRKNAHGQDCIQSTTTLPAASERGDAGGALASCAVRVEQVYTTPRETASPMEPLGTIAEWSEDKSLTVWMPSQWVEGAHQALANWFDMPAYKVRVISPFVGGGFGAKVTAHPDASLAAMAASDMGRPVKLALTRPQTFNGYGPRPAIEQKLTLGADAEGRLQSILHANVNETSFDDEYVESGAGTAKVMYAVPNLGATQGIVKVNSFTPSWKRAPGEAIGAFALESAMDELAHAIGVDPIELRLRNYAEQDPQTGKPWSTRKLREAYEAGAEAFGWERRSMEPRSMREGRQLIGWGMAGGAFPVVSTPAEARVTISADGSVEVATSGPDIGNGTYTILAQTAADALGVPVDRVRVLLGDTDLPGAPVAGVSQIANSLTGAVHRAATAARDELVALATDHEQSPLRTARADDLVIRDGMIAHSQGSAQGVTIADLLRKVGTRTIEVTGDTLPPGASEEDRDAALHSFRLMQPPTSDYSIYDWCAQFVEVRVDEDYGTVRVSRMVGAFDSGRVYNPTLTESQWKGGMVMGVGEALLESLNVDRRFARIVNNNFAEYMVPVNADIPDIQVISVGEPDPHASALGGKSVGEIGVVGVAPAIANAVFHATGKRVRDLPITMEKLL
- a CDS encoding FAD binding domain-containing protein codes for the protein MRNFEYVRAATVPDAREAATGRPDARFLAGGTTMVDLMKCGVEAPSTLVDITRLPGLDGIEVGTDGVRLGSLARMSDVANDPRIREEFPVLSESLWRGASEQLRNMATIGGNLMQRTRCSYFREPATYSACNKREPGSGCAALEGVNRGHAVLGTSASCIATYPGDFAVALVAFDAQVVVENGGRRGISADDFFLLPGDTPHIEHPVAPTEMILAVEIPASAALRRSHYLKVRDRESYEFATASAAVGLELEDDGSTVRDVRLAMGGIATKPWRARAVEAALTGQRLDEQTVRAACAQVTEGAVDHGRNGFKIELAPRVAARALLNVGGIL
- a CDS encoding site-specific integrase; this translates as MDLDGLREGVQRIAHEIWSSGAVHVLDHCPQTKVWKTRPPEPDLAGLRDRALLLVGFFAALRRSELAALRVEEISAHDRGLVLTLPRSKTNQRGEEHELVVLPRAGRRAHCPVTAVQTWLDAAGIADGPVFRKISRGNRVLDRALHPESINDLVQAAVARAGLPGGPFSAHSLRAGFVTYAHLRGASDRAIAHQTGTARWPPSGRVETAWQDNAATQLGL